Proteins encoded together in one Psychrobacter sp. 28M-43 window:
- a CDS encoding HNH endonuclease signature motif containing protein, translated as MPATDVDHIINKANGGTDELENLQSLCRKCHRSKTANE; from the coding sequence GTGCCAGCCACCGATGTCGATCACATAATTAATAAGGCAAACGGAGGTACAGACGAGCTTGAAAACCTCCAATCACTGTGTCGTAAGTGCCATAGGTCAAAGACAGCTAATGAGTAA
- a CDS encoding HNH endonuclease — MKLERQSLERLIKKQRKRAAKAAKEARQAQAVLERMQYIDEALNCVCKSCDISFKQKTHMGKKEAYCTVCAEEVRTKADKKQNRICKSRRRARIRKTKNERIDPIDVFNTADWTCYLCGNLTPEVLRGSYDNRAPELDHIIPLSKGGTHTMDNVACCCRKCNNIKGDNLPSTP, encoded by the coding sequence ATGAAGTTAGAGCGGCAATCTTTAGAGCGACTAATAAAGAAGCAACGCAAGCGAGCAGCTAAAGCAGCCAAAGAAGCAAGACAAGCACAAGCTGTGTTAGAACGCATGCAATATATTGATGAAGCTCTTAATTGCGTATGCAAGTCTTGTGATATTTCATTTAAACAAAAGACTCATATGGGGAAAAAAGAGGCTTACTGCACGGTTTGCGCAGAAGAAGTGCGCACTAAGGCTGATAAAAAACAGAATCGTATATGTAAATCAAGACGTCGTGCAAGGATAAGAAAAACAAAGAATGAACGTATAGACCCAATAGATGTATTTAATACTGCTGATTGGACTTGCTACCTATGTGGCAATCTTACACCTGAGGTATTACGTGGCAGCTATGACAATCGTGCGCCAGAGTTAGACCATATCATTCCATTGTCTAAAGGCGGCACACATACGATGGATAATGTGGCTTGTTGCTGTAGAAAATGCAACAACATTAAGGGTGATAACTTACCCTCTACCCCA